From Arachis hypogaea cultivar Tifrunner chromosome 3, arahy.Tifrunner.gnm2.J5K5, whole genome shotgun sequence:
CGATTCTACTTTGAATGTGGTGTACAGGAAAATTTTTTCATAATGTATAATGCGACAATGCGTATGtttaaatgtttatttttattttttacaataatttgattttttcaagtttttgtaatatttttatttatttattacttaatTTTAACTTATAGCTACGAGCTCTacgaaattttttttctattgttgagaattaattttagtataacaGATATTCTTTACGTTGATATCTTAATATTAATCATAagaaattcattatttttatttataaatagagaTCTTGGTTTATTTAATTTGGTGACTCAATGTGAAGTGTACAAATTACAATTATGTATGATATATttgtaataaaattataaaaaatagtgTATATGTCATTGTGATGTATGTAAATGTGACTTATATTATATTAACTGGTGGATTGGTTTAGCATTCGCATGCACGAGCACTACACTAGTGTAAGCTAAAAAATGGTTGAGGTTCAAGCTAAAACATGAGAGGTACAAAGAGGTAAATCATGTTTGAAATTGGGAGGAAGCCTTAAGATTGGATTCCTCTCAAAGAAATTGACAGGCTTTAGATCGAAGCTGGATGACACCGTAGGCATGATGGGATAGTCCTCTTGACAAGGTATGTGATGGAACCCAAGTGTGTACCACACCACAATGTCCTTCTTCTCAATTGCCCGATCCCTGTATGTAAGCttctgttattttcttttcttttaattgagtgcATTAATAACTTCagttttttgtctttttaattaaaacttttcttTTCATAAACCTTAATAAATATTTTGAAGATATTCATTAATAAACGATTGATAGGAGACCAATACTTTtagctttttaaaaaattttattatttaaatataagataaaaataaaataatgtgttAATCAcctaatatttttcttaacaaaaagttataaaatgttatattttatcatcAAAGATTTAAATAGTTATAAATTCTAATCATAAATGTTATGAAGTAATTTGATACTCATTAAAGATTGGATTAGTTCAACAAAACTATTTATAAGGAGTTGTCCGATAGATTATTTTATcaaactaatttaatttttagtgAGTGTCAAATTAATTTACATCTTTGATCTTTCATTATCAAAAAAGTAATATTAAGGAACTAATTTTTTTTCAGCTAAcattaatcaattttttaaaattattttatttatcttgaaTTAtacatcttaaattataaatttttaatcttaaattttaaattatgaattctaaaccataaattctccaaaaaataaaaacttttaaaattaaaaaaaaatatggactaattaactaaataaaaattgattctctatattttttcttaGAATTATGAAACACTTAAATCTTTTATAGTCAATAATTTATTCAAATGTATGTGTATGTCTAACCTGTTGGACCATACTTGAAGTGTGTCATCACCTTTGCTCTGGTAAGTAAATAAGCCACCAGCCCATTGTTCACTCTTGTTATAAGGAGTGACCCATATTTGGTTATTTGTAAATGCTGCCCTCTTCTGTGGTGGGTCTTCAGGATCCAAAAGGCTAGCAGCTGTGCCACTTGGAACCACCTTGTACCCAACTGGGTTCCCTATCTTTGTCTTTTTTGATGGGTTTGTCATGTGAAATTCAGATGGGTCATAGAGGCTGAGCCTTATTTGTGCATCCTTCTCTGTCTTTGCCACATTTCTAATTGCTTTTAGGTAGCTCTTTCTAGGTGATTCTCCTGGTGAGGTCTAATGTTTCTTAATATTTACTTTGGTAAATGAATTGTCAGTGCCATCTATGTCCAAATCAAGGTAATAGATGATGTAATGGTCATGAATTACACCGATTAAGTTCTCGCTCAAAAGGGGGCCATAGAGATATTCTTCGCTTGGAACTTGGTTCATGTGATCATAGATTGTTCCTTTCACCATCAACATACCACTTAGTCCAACCTGTGAAATTGAAAAAAGTAAAAAGCAGTAACAactaataacataaaatattGAAGCGAAAAAATGCACTAACCTTTGATCTGATTAGCCCATCAGTTTGGAATTCCCAGTCAACGATGTAGTCGTAGTTTCCCACGGAGGCTGCCATCCGAACCACTAGATTCACTTTTGGCCTCACCTCTGTAACCtgacattatttatttattggcggtaacaatatttatttatcttatttattttataaagaaaattaaaagtggtCGCATTAAAAGGCAAGTTAAAATAATTGCAACCATAttattcaatgcaaacaattAAAATGATCAAAGAGGGGTTAGTAGTATTACTAAATTTGTAATAAGATAAATAAGTCATATTATTATtcctaaatatatattattatattcacaTTTTTTGTGTAATTTTTACTCTCTaccttcacttttttttttttgccctgtttgaagaatttattttttaaatgaagaTGATTTagtagtaacataaataaaagaatattattaTCAACTAGAAAATAACAATATAAATTTCCGTAAAATggtagtaaaaatattttatcaattaaaaaatattatgtcaataaattataactcaaataacaTAGTCTTTTCATACTTAAAAAGTCGGGGtttaaatttctctatttttgatAGAAAAAATTgaatcatttttttcttcttgtgtctttttttcttttttttaattttttaattaaaactttcaatttgtcaaattttaagttattaaactaatttaattattaaaatagtttattAATTTAGCATTTCTGTGTGAAGAAATAAGAAAGATGGTGTTTGCCTTGAAGTTATTGAAGGGGGTCTCAGCGTGGCGCCAAGCAATGTCCCCAGCATAAGTCTCAAAGACGCAGATGATGTTGGGTCGGAGGTAGGGCGTGGCATCAGCGGCTGCAAAGACTGCATCCATGTAGTAAGCATTTCTTGGGCAGTCGTTGAGTGGGTCCAGAGGCATTGCTTGCAGCCCAAACCCGTATTCGCCCGCGTCCATGTACGTCTTAAAATACCACGCGTCCGTTGGATCCATATACGGTACGAACAATTCAGATGTGAATCCTTTGTACATCACGCTCCTCATCTCTGACGTGTCTGGATCCCTAACCTTTCAAAAAAGTAAAACGTGGTTCACAATTTTGGCATCCAAGAACATTTGAGTGAATACCCATTCGttcctgataattttttttgggaTTGATTAATTCTTgtaccaaaaaaaaataacattaatttttttatactgaaATTAATCAATTCCATAAAAATAAATCTTAAGAATTgaattggtatttttttttatcaaagacatTATTGTCTTTTTAAAGTAATTATcagaaattattttgaattttttttaattccacTCAAATACTTATTCGTAGATATACATGGAAACTGATCTTTAAAAAACTTTTAATcagaaaaaaattattcttttctaGAATTACTTTTATATTGATCCCTTTGTTTGTCTTAtagtaatatattttaaaatttgattctcttataataaaatttattaaaaatttatttatttaatatagatattaaaaatttaattaaaagcaactaagaaatcatatccaaaaaaataatttttagaagtttctaataaacaaaaaattattaaagagtgaagtatctaatttaaaatttttcaaattttaaaaacaaattaaaataaatattttttaaaaattttaataaattaaaataaaaaataatattttcaatcCTATTTGGTATACAtagaaaattaactattaaattattcatttatatagaatatatattaaaaataagttaaattatacgtatatttatataatgattaatttggTAATTAATTTTCTGTCTATATAggcattttttaatataaaaactaaaatcTTATTTAAGCTTAAGAAATATGTTATTTTTTGTGAACACTGTAACATCAAATTTAATCTCCGGTGTACAGTAGCAATTTATGAGTTTAATGATATTAACTTGTTATCTGCATGCCTGCAAGGCTGCAAGTGAAATTAATGATCGAAACTTACCTTGGCCTGTGAAATTATGATCCCAGCTCTGGCATCTGCCTTCAAGTGAAATTCCCAATTTGCCCATTTGACCAAATGCCCATCTTCAACTATGAAGCTTGGCCCTTTGGGCTGCTCCATTGATATTGGATTGAAGAGATGCAATTCACCACGCAGTTTTTGAACAGAGTAACGGTAGTCAGTGTCAATTCCCTTAGCAACAGGGATGCCTCTGCCATTATCAAAAATGTGCAACACCTCTTCCCTATCTATGTCAATCAGCACAGTGAGCCCCTCAATTGGTTTCATGTAGAAGTTCACGCTGTCCTTCATGGAAAAACACTGCACCTTAATCACCCTTCTTTTGTTCTCTATTGGCATATTGTACCACCCTGAAGAGAGTGGCACGCATTTAACATCTCCCATGTTGATCCCACGCTGAGCGATGGTGCTATTGAACTCCACGTTCTTGAATGGAACCTCGAGTATTCTCGCCGTCTCCTCTATCGTTAATATTGGGTACCCCGAAGTCGAACCCAATTCATTATAGGATACCTGTCATGAATAAGTAGTAGATAATTTAAATGAGCTGTGATGAATAAAATTAGAAcaattatattatatgtaaataaaaaatcagCTATTAAAATAGTCATTGGTatcacataaagaaaaaaaattcaagaactaataaaatttattatttttatctgcatttttagttattagtctattttttttagtctaaCAATTCAACAatatacttttaattatgtatattaaatattattgacaaattattaatcaaaaataataaattctattagttttttttaacatTCCTCAAATGTTAAAACacaaaatatatgttgaaaatgAATTAATAAGGTATGTATTTATACAGAAAAAATTAATTTGGTGTATTTATAACATTTTTCACGTTAAAAAATGTAGTGAATCTGTACGGACAAATTTTAGTTCAAAAGAAGATTATGTATACCTCGGAAGTATTGAGGTCCACTAAGAGGATATGAGATTTTCCCTTGACCATAGCAGTGACGGAGGCCTTCCTTGGCAGAAGGGGATCTCCGCGCTTCCATTTGAGAACGAGCTCTTTATCCGGCTCTTCAAGGGCAATGGCGTTGAGTGAGTACGTGGATGAGGACTCGAAGAGAGGGTGCGTGGCGAGAATGGCACGGACCTTGTTGAATTCGTGAACGGTTAAAGGGTCTAAAGGGTGGTGAGGAACATCCGATTCATGGTGTGTGGGGCCCGGTTTCTTGATGAAATTCTCAGGGGATGATGGAAGGTGAAGCCAGGTGAGGAGTAGAAAGAGTGATATAGATATTGAGAGAACCAGAGACCTTCTCAATTTTCTTCCCTCCATGGAGTGTGCTAGTTACTTTATGCAGGACTGTTCCTGAAATAGAAATAGTTCAGTGTGTCACTCTTCTATAGACaatgttttttcaaaaatattatatgtacagaaaaaaattaattactaaattaatcatatatatatatattgtatgtaACATTCTTGATATTTTTTTGCTGTCCTGTTTTATAGACAATATGTGTGACACTAGTTTAGTTTCTAGActaagaaatgaaaataaaccaATTTTCTATTGTCTTCTTTCTTTATCCTAGCACTCTTAATagtgaaaataataatatatttgattattagttaaaaaaattagttatctaATTTGATTGTTCTAGCTaacgagttataactcaaatggcatggtctttttatatttatctaaaaGATCATGGGTTCAAGTTTTCCTAACTTcggtaaaaaaaatttgattgttctaaaatatttgtaacattattaatataaaggGTTACATAAAAAGTTAAGatttaaacaaaattatatttgtcttgaaaattatttttattgcttcAACCACTGAATAACAatgatttattataaaaattattcaaaaatattatgtgcATACTAAAATCAGTAAGACAATAactatgtattatttaatttattgttaatatgtattttgtattttattgtatattctatattagtgattaattttaatagctaattttagtaaACAACTAACATAGTTAAAAGTTATTtgtactaaattttaaaaagaaaaaattgaacaTCAATAAGATCATAATCTAACCATTCCTATTAATatgcattttaaatttttatattattgttactttgttttatgaaaaatatgccAAAATAATTTTGGATTAATATGAAATTCATAGTCATGATCtatgatatataaatttcaaATGAAATGATaagttttacaataaaaaaaagtatcTAACAATATCATTTAAACTTAACTATGAATAACAGGGACTTCATCACTTCATGACTAGCGCTGTATTTTTCCTTTTAAGAAAAAGAGTAAATGATTATTAAgtctttgaaaattttgatttcaaattaattaatttttaaaaacaaaaaagtactAATTTAGTCATTCACAATAGCAAATAGTAGACACACGATGTCCTTTTATCAATTCAACACTTAACGGTAATATTTATATGTGTTATTAATTATTCTTACATGTTTATCTATGAAATATAATTATATAGATAACAATTTTTGGAACAAAACTTCACTTATTTTGATAGGATTTGTAATAAATAAGGAATAAAGGtatatgaaaattcaaaagataataaaTGATTCACTATCCAAATCTACATCGTTGTCCTGCTCATGTGACAATAACGAGACATACACTActataaataacaaaatatataaataattcggTTTTGTTTTACACtatttagtaacaaaaaaaacATACATGTCCATCGTTTATTATCTTTAAGGGTACTTTTTTTCTTTAAGGACTAATTAGTCCAAGATCAACATCTTTGAGAATCTAATTATCACCTTActctaaaaaaaaattgttcccCTACACTTCCTATCAGCTGCAACATGAATCATGAACTAGCATGCAGTGGCCAAGATAGAAGTGAAAAATCCTAAGCAAAGTAAAGGAAACTAGCATATAAATATTAGTTAGTTACCTGCAATTAGTGATTCATTGGCCAAAGGCAAAGCTAAACCCTGACTTGATACTCTCCTGTTCTACAATTTTCTTTCATCTTCAGAGCCCTTTAAATGTTTTCTAATATAACAGAATATGTGCAACAGGGGTAGGTGAAGCTTTTTATGAAGTCTGAGAGTAAGGTTTATGGGTTGTGTACTTCTTCTGTTCACACTTCACAGGCTTCTATTTGCATAATGCGTGGCGACTACTACTGGCGTCTGGCGAGTGGCAAGGATTGGAAATATATGGTGACAAGCATTTTAGGCTCTTCTTGTTTGTTGAATGCCGCAATCaaactttttcttatttttcttttttttttatttttttccgttGAATTATCAACGTACATCTGGATTTTACAACTGTTATGAAAGGAGTATAATTCCGCAGGAAGTTTTTTTTTTCCTATCTCTTTTTTTAATGACAATTAAAATTCAACTATATCTAACTCAATCATAAGTATAACAAGTTCgtattttaataattcaatttcataaaatatttttaaaactgcgTTTAAACATTATTTTCTCCATCAAACCTTATTTAGATTTTTCATTCACAAATAGACATTAAAACATGTTTCACATTTCGTAATTTATTTCAACTCTGCAATAAAATGTCTTAGCTAGGCTCAAATTTAATAACCCTTTGAATTCTGTGTGACTTGTTTCCTCATGAGGTTAGGGGTCACTATAAGATGTGTCGTATCTTTGTTATCTATCGTCCATTTTGTGTTAGTTCCAAGTGTACTCTTTTCCacggaaaaaaaaatagaacagtTTCAACTGTTTGAATGgtattatttttatgtgatttgACATTGCAATTTGCAACCACCTGTTATCATTTGCAACTACTAACTAGTAACTACCCAAATTAAAGATCCCCCAAATTGGCAAATTGCCAAACATAGCAtgtctttctttactttttatgATAACGAAGTCCCAAACATAAGTGTAACAAAATTCTTTCCACAAATtaagaaagatttttgaattcgGGACTGATAAGGCTTAGTTTCCAGTTAGTACCTTTTTACCCTTGATGCCATTTAACCTAGGTATCAGATCAacagttttattatttttagtccaACCACTTTTGATTCCTCGCGTTACAGTTCGAtcaatctgaattttaaagggtTACCAACACTGATATAAATCAAATTGAAACATTTGCCTTAAAGAAAACCAAATGGTAATCACTTCCTGTTATTACATTGAAGGCAGAAGAGCTAGTTGGATTAAAGTTTGTAAAAAGAATTTTGCATCATATTGAACACAAAAACCACAATATATTGCTTCAAATAAACAGGAGTCGAAGCATAGAATCAGGTATGCGTTTAGTACGGGAAAAGAAAAAagccaaacaaaaaattaaaattttccagACAATTGAACATACGTTCTGCAACTCAAACGCTAAAACGCTAAATCAAACACACCGTTCAGATTATCTTTCGCTAGCTTAGTTCAAAATCCCCTTACATATATCAGAGGATGCACCGAGAGGATTTTGACTTCACAGGTTCGTTTGGAGAGGGCCAGTGATTTCTGTGTGCCGGTTTTCCTACGCCTCGTCTTAAATGAAGACGACTTCTTAGCGGCTTTACACCATCCAGAGATCAAGAAATCATTTCCCATGACTACATCTAATCTTGTTCCATTTAGGGAGGTAAAATCACGGGGGTTAGAGACAGGAGCCGAGGGAAAAGCAACAAGTAACAAGTTCGATTCAACTATGCAAAAATGCCACTCATTTCAATGGCCTTTTGACTAGGTGGCGAATTTAGCTTAATGTCTAGCTCTCTCCTCGTGCAAGCCTTCTATTAGAAACTTATGAGTGGTTGTGAAAACAATGAATGctgttgaaagttgaaacattGACTGCTGCTCAATTCCAATCAATACTCATCACAGTAAACTCAAGTTCATTATTATGGTTCAAAACTTCAGATTTAATTTTAACTTAAAAAGAATCCTCATCCTAAATAACCAAACACGGCTTTCCTaccattttttatatttgaaactGTAACGTCCTATGGTTGCATTCCTCCTTCATTCTGCTAAGAACCTAAGGATACGTATGAGTTGGAATTTTCTAGGAAAAGAAAATACGAGGAGAGTTAAAGATTAAATAAACTTCAAAGTCATTCCCTACTTTAATATCTCAACTCTCAAACGCCCTTGACAAAACTTGGCCTTCTGGCTTCTATCCAGATTCAGCATTGGCGACTAATTTCACACCAAAGAATGAGATTATACGGGGCCATCTCATACCACAAAAGAAGTTATGAAGAGTTTTGTCAGTTGTAAGAGGGAAAAATCATGCATAAACAAGGATATCCTACCACTAAGAAGCAAAAGCTACATATCATGTCTAAGACTCTCGTTTAGTCATTTTATTCACATTTCCATTTACATTGATTTTACATCATACATAAAGGCCTCCCTTACATAATATGTTGTTTCTCATAGTTCATAAGCTGGGAATTTAGATTGAGTAGGGTCAATCATGTCAAAGAAGAGATAAGCCATACCTCCTTGCCCTTCAAACAAGGAATATGGTGTATCACCTGCATGCATTTCACCTTGTGATATCAGCTTATGAGCTCTctcaagcaaaaagcaagcaaAAGCTTTGGCCCTGTATAAATACTTTGCATCCCTGGTTAGTTGGTATAGTGACAAGAAGACATATGCATTCCCACTAATACCATGGCAAATCCCAACTCGCTTAAGTAGACCACGGTTCCAAACAACCTCTGCAGCTTCTATAGCAGCATCCAAGAATTCCTTATCTCCAAAAAGCTGAGTTTTTCAAGAGAAAGTTTATTACAAGTGTCCCATGATAGTGAGATGAGACAAGTAACAAATAGAAATTAAAACACGGTAAACAAAAAATTGTGCATTTGTCCTAACTGCTTAGTTTGTGGCaacatttaataaaaaatgattgACATGGACATTCAAACAGCATTATTGACGCTGGCACTTCCACAAAGAATTATTTTTACGGGTAAAAAAATAAGCAGCTTCCACAATATTGCATATCATAAAACAGCAAAGTGAAATCAAACAAGAAAGGGAAATGGTGTTTAACAATGATGACATTACGTACTTAAGTGTTTcataaatcaaaataagaaattttgcagCTTTTAAACAGTCTTAAGGATCCTTTTTACCTTAGCTGCTTTGACAAGTGTGAGGGCCACTCCAGGAGCCCCATGACACCAGTGCACAAGGACGTCTCTCTTTCTATCATCTTCACTAGCAGGATAGTTTCCACTTGGAAAGCGATTGTGTATCATATATTTAAGGGTGCCCTTGACGTCCTCAAGCTCATCTGGCTTtaaatccatatccatcaagacATGCATAATCCCAGCCAGTCCATGTGCAGCACCCCAATACTTCTCTCCATACCATTCGAACATCAATGGGCATCTTCCCAATTTCCTACCCATTGCCCTTCCGTTCTTTATGATTTCATCCACAACCACACGCTGACAACAATATCAAAATTTAGATCTCCAGTATCCTAACCCTTCTTTGAGATCAATTCAACGCAaatcaaattccaaaaaaaaGGCAAAACTTGTTGGTAAACTAAACTCACAGTGTAAGTGGATGGAACTGTCCCCTGACCAAGATGCTTGTTTAAGAATAAACATGCCCAAAGAAAACCTACCCTCCCATATAGCAACTCGTCAGGAAGACTTCTTGGTAGCTTAATCTGCATCAAACCCCCCACATTAGTAACCTCGACAAAAGGGAGAACCACCAATTTGGTCCTCAAACAATCCCAAAGTTCAAAATTTAATCCCAAACAAGGAGATAATTATATGCTCTTTAGATACCACAATGATCAATGTACTAACAAATTGGTCCTTAAAATaccaacaaacaaataaataaatacctAAAAGCTTGATTTGCTAGCAAAGTAGCCCTAAAACATCTTTTGGCAACACAAGTAAAGGCCATTAGTAAACATAACTCACTATAATAAAGTCTCTTTTAAGAACTAACTTGTTAGAATTTTGAACCTTTTGGTGCTATAATTGAGGTTCTTCCcttaaaaaagtaaacaaaaacatCAGACCTCATAAATAATCCTGAATCGTCACTCCATGTTTAGCCCTAAATTGTTTTCTTAAATTTAGTAGTGAATGATAATTTCCATAACTCAGTTACTTAACCTACCATTTTTTActcgaaataaaataaattgtagtGGAATACCTTTTCAAATTGagccaagtagtacctcaaggaCTCATCATCCCCAGCGAGCTTCGCAGCCACAGCCCCAAGGGCGCACACACCAGCACGCCCACAAAGGAAACTCACATCCCTGCcattcaattcatgtttcaccCTTTAAAACTTAACAAACCTCTAACTAACTAACTTCCAAGAAACTGAAATTAAGAATAAGATATTTAGAAAATGAGAACCTGGAGGTGGCAGAAGCAGCGTCGCAAGCCTTCACAACTTGGGAACACAGCGCAAGGTCATTTGCGTTTCCGGTCACGTGGTACGATTTGAGGAGAAGAAAAGCTGTGCCAAGGAGGCCGCAATAGAGAGTGAAGTCACGTGCGCGCTGGCCCGATAACCCCCAAGTCTCCACCACTATCTGACACAAACACAAATTCGAGAGGTTAGCGTGCGTGGAAGTGAAAGAGAGTGCGTGTGATGGCGGAGATTGGTAGTAGACTAGTAGTGGGTACGGTTTCTTTGAGGTCGAGGGCAGCGCGTTTGAGACGCTCCCAGAGTGGGGCGTGGGGCATGGCCAGCAGCTTCGGGAGTGAGTCGCCGACAGTAACGGCTTCTTGTTGTTCAAGAGGGGTAGACGGCGCCGTTTCGGGTACGAATTCGGGCATGGAGTTGGGGAAGAAGCGGTCCGCCATGGGTGATTTTGAGTAAGAGGAAGGTGGTAGAAGATGTGTTTGGGATTCCAAATGAATGAATCAGGCCGTTGGCTTTGGCTTTTCGCTCATTTTACGATCCGGACTCTGGATTTTGTGAGGTGTCCAGCATTGGCTTTCCCACGTCCACTTCCAGAAGATCATAATTAATAAATGTATTTTTTAAggttaaattttttatgaaaaaggatgaaaccaataaaatatttatacaatgcaTACAATAAAGGTTTAGAGAGTATtaaagatataaccattagtgttatctttttctatcagctaaaaataataaaataataaatcggAGTTAATATTCTAATTTGTACCATCCAAACAATTCAATTGTTTAATGTATTGTCTCTATTGCAATGGTTGAATTTTTCAACTTCAACCAAAtgattcaaaaaattaatagaattaaattattaatttgtatGAAATCTTCTATTAGCATAAGCCTCTGAAACGAGTGGTATCATGATATAGTATTAGAGCTTTAGATCTGAAAGGTTAAGAGTTTGATCCTTAGTGAATCCTTTAGGATAAGTAATTTTATGATATGAGatatttattatccctagtacccCGATGGTTATTCCATTATACACATACTCCCTAGCAAGactattttttagatattagtgATTTTTGGAAAACACAAATATTTGATCATTTTATAAAAATTGCGTCcgaataattttttatcaacaaaatatttttaaataatttaaaaacatgataaaaataatatttttataaatgaaaaataatttttgtatttgacaaattatttatatatttaatctaaaattttataaaaatatttagataattattttaatcaactaATGGGTCTCGGATTTTTTAAACAATGGAATCCTACCATAGACAATATTATTTTAGGATTactaatatcttttttattacttgtaattagtatttataatttttattaggaTTTATATTTTTTCCTAACCTTTGAAGACAAGGTTGTTTTGAAGAGTAGGGTAATGATAGGATTAACATTGGAGTAGTCCAATTAGAGAATTATACTATAAATAGGAGTATGATGTAATAATGTGAAATATGCATGATGTAATTGAAAACTTCACTTTTCTTCTTTGACCCTAATTTTAGGAATTTCTCTTCTATTCTCTCTGATTATCTCTAATTCTCTCTATTCTTGATACAAATTCGTATcaaaatatgatattttttaattataaaaaattaaaaatttatactaaccatataatgtatatgaatttttatttaaagttaCTTTTATGTTATGAAAAGACTTAcgttttgtaattaaaaaattaaaatagactaAGTGTT
This genomic window contains:
- the LOC112789774 gene encoding amine oxidase [copper-containing] gamma 1-like, with product MEGRKLRRSLVLSISISLFLLLTWLHLPSSPENFIKKPGPTHHESDVPHHPLDPLTVHEFNKVRAILATHPLFESSSTYSLNAIALEEPDKELVLKWKRGDPLLPRKASVTAMVKGKSHILLVDLNTSEVSYNELGSTSGYPILTIEETARILEVPFKNVEFNSTIAQRGINMGDVKCVPLSSGWYNMPIENKRRVIKVQCFSMKDSVNFYMKPIEGLTVLIDIDREEVLHIFDNGRGIPVAKGIDTDYRYSVQKLRGELHLFNPISMEQPKGPSFIVEDGHLVKWANWEFHLKADARAGIIISQAKVRDPDTSEMRSVMYKGFTSELFVPYMDPTDAWYFKTYMDAGEYGFGLQAMPLDPLNDCPRNAYYMDAVFAAADATPYLRPNIICVFETYAGDIAWRHAETPFNNFKVTEVRPKVNLVVRMAASVGNYDYIVDWEFQTDGLIRSKVGLSGMLMVKGTIYDHMNQVPSEEYLYGPLLSENLIGVIHDHYIIYYLDLDIDGTDNSFTKVNIKKH
- the LOC112789775 gene encoding lanC-like protein GCL2 codes for the protein MADRFFPNSMPEFVPETAPSTPLEQQEAVTVGDSLPKLLAMPHAPLWERLKRAALDLKETIVVETWGLSGQRARDFTLYCGLLGTAFLLLKSYHVTGNANDLALCSQVVKACDAASATSRDVSFLCGRAGVCALGAVAAKLAGDDESLRYYLAQFEKIKLPRSLPDELLYGRVGFLWACLFLNKHLGQGTVPSTYTRVVVDEIIKNGRAMGRKLGRCPLMFEWYGEKYWGAAHGLAGIMHVLMDMDLKPDELEDVKGTLKYMIHNRFPSGNYPASEDDRKRDVLVHWCHGAPGVALTLVKAAKLFGDKEFLDAAIEAAEVVWNRGLLKRVGICHGISGNAYVFLSLYQLTRDAKYLYRAKAFACFLLERAHKLISQGEMHAGDTPYSLFEGQGGMAYLFFDMIDPTQSKFPAYEL